The following is a genomic window from Zalophus californianus isolate mZalCal1 chromosome 10, mZalCal1.pri.v2, whole genome shotgun sequence.
CCATTGGATCAAAACCTTTCCAAATTGGAAAAGTGCATGTGTAGTAAAGCTAGATACAGAGCAGGTTCATGTGGATTGTCGAGGAGGTGCATGGAGAAATGTGGGCTCCAGGCACAGAGAGCCCTGGGCCAGATGCTGGGTGTCCTGGTACCTGGGCGTTGAAAGGAAGATGGGCCATGGCAGTGGCAAGATTTGCTACAACTGGGACCTCCTGGCTGACGACCCAGAACTGGGCTCCCAGTGGAAAGAGGGATGGGCCAAGCGCGTGTTTCTCTCTGCTCCAGTTGGCCTCATCCCATTAACATTACAGTAATGCAGTTGTGTGGTGTTTGAAAAAGCATCCCTAGTTACAGGGAATGATTTACAGGACACCAGACTCTGCATTTCAGAGGTCTCCAGTGTACcgtaaaaaatatattataaaggaATAATCTTTATCTGAACTAAAGCTGCAGTGAAGGAAACTCATGTCCAGCTGAGAGCAGCAGTGAGCTTTTGTTCACTCAAGGAAAAGTCCGTGTTCTTCATCTTATTTGATTAACATTCTTCCCCCTCTTTGGCACTAGGTATCTAGTTAATATTTAGACATTATATACATTTTCCTCAACTGTTGTTCCTATTATGTGATCAAACAAAACTGGAGATGCCAACCACATCAGCCTGCCCAGGGAAAGCCGTCCCACCAGGCACCCAGCTGTGGCTAGCAGGGTAAACAGGACTCACGCCGGAGCCAGAGCCTGGGGGAGCCTGGCCCAGGGGGTGTGCCAGGCCACCCCCTGTCCCCAGGAAGCAGAATTTGCTAGAGTGCCTCAGTTTAtcactctgcctcttcctcccattCCCGCTACCTCCCCGAGCAAAACGCAATGGGAAGCAGTGTCTAGTTTTTAATCTTCCAGAGACTTCTGATGTTTACCATTCCCCCCAGGAGAGGGAGGTGAGGGATGGAAATCTCTCTgcaaagaaaatatactttaaaaaattcaattaagcGATGCACAGACACCCTGCAACCCAACTTGTCTCTGCTTATTAGGTGTTCAGAACGATGATCGCCTCAGTCTATTTCAGTCCAGAGAAATCTGAACTCCTTTAGTGGCAATGCCTCCAAGGGGCGCAGGTGTACCTGTGGTTAAGGGTGTCGGGTAGGGGACAGCCTCCTCTTTTGGAGCAGAAAGCACAGTCACCAGTGGCGGGATAGAGGCAAAAGCTCTGGGTCTGGGATACCTGGGGGCTTGTGTCACAACTCCACCCACCAGGAGCTCCAAGATAAGATGGGGAGGCTGGAAAGATGGAAGTTTGGATGGGAAAACAGTTACAGAGAAGAAATCATTCCCAGGCCCCCGGCAGGAGGATATCCAGGGTGAGAGAAGGGCGGGTCAGGGATGGGCCGGGTTGGCCTGGAGTCCCAGGGGAAAAGGGGAGGCGACAGCTCGCCGTCCCCCGCCCCTCAGCTCCCCGGTGCGCGGCACCGGCGGCTGGCGTCGGTCTCCGTGTCGCTAAAAGTATCGGGAGAGGGATGGAGAGCTCAGCGTCCCAGGCTCCCCGGGGAGGAGAAGCACGCGGGGCTGGGCGGGGCCCGTCTCCAGTGCGTGTGTGTCGAGTGCGGGGGGGCACGATCTCCGCTCTCCCGGGCGCCCCAGCCCCAGCGCACGCCTCCGCTTCCGCGCCCCCCTCCGCAGGCGCGCGCGAGGCGCACTCCCCTTCCCTCGGCGGCGCGGGGCGCGCGcccggccccctcctcctccactccgCGCCTCTCGGCTCTCCCGGCAGAAAGTTAGCAGCGGGGAAGGAACTCGGGGCTGCAACagcgcgcggcggcggcggcagaggCTGAAGCAGGAGCCGCGGCGGAGCCGGGGAAGCGGGGGCGCTGCAGACGGAGCAGGTGCAGCCGGAGGGTCCGCGCGCCCCCCTCGGTCCCCTTGACAGAGGctgaggggggtggtggggggccgCCCGGACTCCGCgggaagagtggggaggggggccatGCGGCCGGGCTCCCCCCCGGCGCAGCGGGACAGCGGCCACGGCCGGGGGCGCAGCGGCGTCGCTTCATGCAGCCGGGGCGGCtgggcagcggcggcggcggcggcgggggcggcggctgAAACCATGTCCGGGCAGCGCcgggggccgccgccgccgccgccgcgagcCGGGAGCCGCGATGGCCCCGTGGCCCGCACctcctccgcctccgcctccgcctccacctctcgccgcgccgccgccgcccggcgTCTCTGCTAAGGGGCCGCCGGCGCGCAAGCTTCTTTTTATGTGCACCTTGTCCCTGTCCGTCACCTACCTGTGCTACAGCCTCCTGGGCGGCTCGGGCTCCCTGCAGTTCCCCCTGGCGCTGCAGGAGCCGCCGGGCGCCGCCGCCGAGCCCCCACCGAGCCCGCCGCCACCCTCTCTGCCGCCTCCCCCCGTGCGCCTCGGCGCCCCCTCGcagccgcccgcgccgccgccgccggatAACGTGAGCCGCGGGGAGCCGCCCGAGCCCCCCGAACAGCCCGCCGCCCCCGGGGCCGACGGCTGGGGGCTGGCGAGCGGCGGCGGGGGCGCCCGGGACGCCTGGCTCCGGACCCCGCTGGCCCCCGGCGAGATGATCACGGCGCAGAGCGCGCTACTGGAGAGGGAAGCGCAGGAGTCCAGCACCACCGACGAGGAGCTCGCAGGCCGGAGAGCGGTCAACGGGAGCAGCGAGAGGGGCGGCGCCGCGAGCACCCCGGACTATGGGGAGAAGAAGCTGCCACAGGCTCTTATCATCGGGGTTAAGAAAGGAGGGACCCGCGCGCTGCTGGAGGCGATCCGAGTCCACCCAGACGTGCGGGCGGTGGGCGTTGAGCCGCACTTCTTCGACAGGAACTACGAAAAGGGGCTGGAGTGGTACAGGTAGGACCCGGGGCTCGGCGGGATGGGATGGACGCACCGGGAGACCCGGCGCGAGCCGCCGCTTTCTGGGCCCTTGGACACCCAGGCGCCGCCGTCCCGAGAGCCCTTAAGCCCCAACCGGGGTTCTGCCAACCTTGGCGGGGCCGCTCAGAGAGGAGCGGCGGAGAGGGCTGGACTCTGGCCAAGGATCACTTTATTTCAGGGCGAGGGGTGGAGGTGTCGCCTTGCTTCTGTCTGCCTCCGGCTCCGTGCCTTCTGAATCTGCCCAGCTCTTGGCCTGGGAATCCCCAGCATTCGTGCCCGCGGGGTGTTTCCTAGCCCGGGCTCTGGCGGGGCTCTGGGCTTCTGCGTTGGGGACGCCGAGGATGAAGCAGGGTAGCTAGATGGCTCTAGGGGCTTTGAGATCCCTTGGAATCTCTCCAAATCGCCCTGAAACGCATTTGCGTGGCTGGAATCCAACTTTAGTATTTTCAGGTTAGAGCAAAATGAACAGGAAACAGTTAAAAAGATGATACTGGCAAGTTCTGGCTTTCTAGTAAAGACCGGGGATGCcccccatctccagaactttctatCCCCCTTGGCTGAATGAACCCTGGGTTGGTTCTGTCTCGGCAGCATCAGTGTCTACATGACAGTTGGTGCCGTAAGAGTTTCTTCGCACTGCACCCGTGCCCTTTCTAACCCGCGCCTCCTTCGCTACAGATTGGAGCTTCCGGCTTGTGAAATGTTcacctctctccttttccacccTCTGCCCGtggtgagagaaagggagaagagaggagtaGAAAGTTAGGTGCaggtaaataaattaataatccAGCTTTCTTGCCAGCCATAGCGTTTAACTCCATACTGGTGCAGATTCCAAAAAAAAACCTCCTTTGCTTCCcgcctcccccccttccttccgtTTTGGATCTCTCTGGAAAATAGATCTGGATGGCTGGCCCCATCTCTGTTGCATCTCAGTAATTAATTGCAATTGTCAAACAGAAACACAGGCTTTGTCAGCTAAAGTGATGTTATCATCTTAACAGAGCCAATAGGTAAAACAGGATTGTTTCCTGACAAGTTCCCTTCCTGTTGAAGAGATGTGCTTTCCAAGTTTAAATTACAGCCTgggaaaagttttagaaatagcTTAACTtaagaaatagataataaatgGGTGTATTGTGATTGATTtcttccactttaaaaaatatgccttATGCTTTCAAAGCTTGAGAGAAGTACACTTAGGCATAAACATTCCACCACATTAAACTGAAACAGCAAATGTGTCTGTTAATGTCTTGTCTGTTTCAACGGCAAAATCTAATTGCAGTATTTTAGGAGGCTTCAAACAGCCCCTTCCTATCAAAACATAAAACAGCAAATGCTTAATTTAACTGGAAAAATCAGTATTTATAACATAACGAGCCATGGCTTCCAGTTTGCGATTATAATTAAAAAGGTGTTAGGATGATTAATGCAACAACAACAATATCGGGAAGGGGTATGATGTCTGGGAGGGTTTCAGTTCTTTAACTGTTGGTTATGGGGATGTTCTGGTTTCTGCTGTGAGGTAGCCTTGGCCCTACGAGGGTAACGGGTAACGGTGGCTTTTTCAATTCTAATTTTAAAGCTGTGTATCTCGGGAGAAGTGCCAAGTACACTTCTGGGGGAGAGCGAGGCATAAAGATCACATCTTTCCAACATGTGTTCGGGTTGCTTTGTAGCAGCTGGAAATAGAGAAGGAAGTGTTTTATTCAGATGCCTTAAAGTTTGATGAAGGGTTCGTGGAGGAATGCGTGTCAGGAGGTCCCATCGGTGGGGCTGGAGAGTTTTCTGAATGAGAGGACAGGAGATGCCAGATTTTCTTAATCTTCTTTCATGCCGAGGCTGGGAAGAGGAGGCATGGAGACAGGCATGATAGGGCTGTGGAAGGTTCTATCCTAGCGCTGTGGTACTCCCGGCTGTCCCTCATGTGGTCTTTGGGGCTGAGTGTGAATATTTGGTACCCATCCACAGAATTGTTATACTGAAGACATATGGGCAGATTCCCTTGATCCTCACTTAACAGGACCATGGGATTTCTCTGTGGCCTCCCCATCCTTGACCCCAGTGTCTCACCCACGGCAGATCCTTGTAGTGCTTATAGGTGCCGACTGCAAGTGCTGGAGAAGAATCTGTGTAACACAGACGGTATCAGTAGCCACCCAAGCCTGGCTGCTGAGACTTCTAGAAACCCCTTTGGCCCATGGGAGTGTGCTGGGGCTGCTTGGATACCTCTCCAGCCTTACGAGGGACCCCAATGCTTTGAGGGTATTTGTGGGATTTTCACAGGCTCTTGTCTCTTCAGgctcctgtctctctcccctggAGGAAGAGGGGATGACATCCTCATTATATTGTAGAAAAGGAAACGGTGGCATCAGTTCAAACCAGTAAAGGAAAGCTTTCCTCTTGTTTCCCTGCTCCAACTGCATCTTATAAATGGCGGCATCTGTGCTTGAATGTACTTGAATGGCCACACTTCCTCCCCATCCGCGGAGTAGTCTATGTAAAATCTTCTTCTACTCGCCAGAGGAGAGGGCCACAGATGAATGAAAGGTTTTGATTCTCTCCCccccttgttttctttccctttttcttgtcGAAGTGCTTCTGCGAGAGCCTAATTCTGCAAGTGTTTCTGGGGTTTGCTGTTatcagccagagggagaagcgagaATTTGGGGGCAGCTCCCGGCAGCATTGGTTTGGGCTTTCGTCCTATCCCAGCGGAGCAGCCctgggagtttttttttcctccgtGTCACTCCAGTCTTGTTTAAATCCAGGTTTTGCTTTCTCCTATGCTGTTGATCTAATgtgatttaaaaacacatttgagATTGGAATGCGTGCCTCAGATTTCAGGGCCAGATATACTAATGGATTAGCATGGGAGTGTTAAAGCTatgggagaagcaagcctcccttGGTGGATTGACCCAGGCCCATGACTCAtaagtgttggggggggggggtagactTGACTCTCCTCTCCTCACTCCTCCAAACCAGTAAAATAAAAGGGCTAAGCCCCAAAGCACCTTCCAGAACAGGCTACTCCAAGCTGTCTGGGCAGAGACCTTATACTCTTCAAGGGGGTGGGACCTGGCGGCCACGGCAGAACTCATCTAAGTGACAGGGCTGCCTTGCGGTGTGACCTCCCCCATGGCTTACAGACTGTGCAGCAACCCTGACCTTGGCTTTGGAAACACCTCAGGCCCAGGGCGATGGGAAGGGGACCTCCATGGTTTCAAATGGTCTGCACTGCCAACAGTGAATACGCTCCTCCCATTGGCTAGGGGAAAATCACTCAGGAAGACGGTTCCCATAGTCATGCTTGTGCTACCCTCAGGAAGGTGGTCTGCAGCACTGTTTGCACTGGGTATCTGGAGATTGAGGGAGGATGCCAGAAAGACACTGGCAGTTAGGGAATGCCTGTTCTTTATGGACCCGGGCGCTTTGTGGACGTCCTCTCATGTTTGAGCATCATAATGAGGGTTGTGGGCGACATAGCAGCCTTCGTGTTTTACAGGTGGCCCTTGGAGTGCAAATGACTTGCTCAGGGTTGCTCATTTGGTCAGTGGTTGAGCTTGACCGCATCTGTCCAATTTCAGGATgcttgtttcttggtttcttcctttgtatcccaccaccacacacaaaatactagcaagatgtttcccttccttccttcttacatTTAaccaacattttaataatatttaccaTGTACCCAGAACTGTTGTAAGGACAGGGGATAAAGTGGTGACTAAGTACTTTGTGCTCCTGAAACTGACATTTAAGTGGTGGGCAAGGGAGACAGGAAACAGTCTTTCTTGTTACCTTTTTcgtgtggctactagaaaatgtaCCATCATGCTGGTGACTCACATTTTATTTCCACTGGGCAGGGCTCCTAGTAGAGCAGTGCCTTTTAAGCTTTAAACGTGTACGCGTCACCTGGGATGTTGTGAACATGTaggattctgattcagcaggtctgcaGAAGGCCCTGAGAGTCTGCGTTTCTAACTTCTCAGGTGCTGCAGATGCTGCTGATCTCTGGACCTCACTTTGAGTAGCAGGAGTCTAGAGAGAAATtggtgtgtgcgtgcgcgtgtgtgtgtgtgtgtgcacacctaggttattttaaatcaaatgacTAGGGAAACTTCCCTGTGAGGGTGAAGTAAATGAAGTGAAAGAATAAGAGTCTGCCATCTGGGTAGAGTGGTTTCCAGTAGCGGAACGgcagatgcaaaggccctgaggcagaagcaAGACTCGTGGCTTTATAAAGGGTTCTTTCAGTATTCTTAAAGCACAGTGTTTGTAGCTGGACAAAACTGGGTTCAAAATCTGGTTTTACAACTTACTGGTTGAATAATTTTGGGTAGATAACTGACTTAACATCActcattttcagtttgtttatctgggaataaTTCCTTCCTCGCAGGATTGTTGGGGAgaataaatgaagtaataaaGGTGAATGTATCCCCCCCCAAATGAGTATCTTAGAGCAGAAATCCAAATGGACCCaactcctgtttttttttttttttaatttctcaaatcaTTTTGGTCTCCTATGCTTTACCTTTGATCACAGCTGTCCTCATATTGGCTGAAGAGTCTCTTATTGGGGATGTTTTTGGGAAAAGTCTAATAATGATTGGCTTTGCAGTCTACATCTGCCTGACTTTAAACCAAGGGTCACGAACTCCGAAGCCCAGTGAAATAGACGAGGGGAGAAACCCGGGGCACTTCTCCATCTGCAGGTCTCAGCCACTGCTCGTTCCGGCTACCCTTTTCTGTGTGCAAATGTTACCACATCCTCCACTTGGTAGGAAAAATCGGAAATCCAGGCTTTGATGAGAAATCTCTTGGTTTTTAACTTTGGCAAACCtgattaaaatttcttaaaagccTTGTGTGGGCCAGCACTGTGGGACAAACAAAATACATCTGTGGGCTAGATACAGCCAGCTGGCTACCAGTTTGTGACCTCTGGTTTAAACTCATTTCAGAAAGTAACTGGCATAGCCAGACCCTTTGCACTTGCCAGAATTGTGGCTTACATGTGCTATTTTAGTTTCTATTGTTTTCCCCCCTTTACAGATTTTGCAAcagcaagggggggggggaataccTCCCAGATATATTGCAACAATAACAAAGGAGCTGGAGATAAATAGGAACACTGAGGCAGAAATAGATGATTCACAAATACATTTCCCCTTTGTTCTCAGTGAACATTTTCTTGAAGGCGGGATAACTCTTCAGTTGTTCACTCATTAATCAGGAGCGCTGAATGTGATCCATATAGATAAGTTGCACCTATAAAGTAGATTCCGGTCAGGTGGGTTCAGTAAGACCCAAGAGATGAAAATAATTGGGTTCTAGCTTTTGCTCTGCCACATTACTAGTTGTATTGGACCTCAGGTTACTcggtctgtttttttctttttaaaaaaattcttggttTCTTAGATAATGAGACTATATCGTCTCCAAAGGGTCCATTCAGGGACATACTTGGGTTCTAGAACAGACTTCTGTGTTAGACTTTTTGGAGTGAGGAAACTAGTAGGGGAAAAGCAACATTGTTTGGAGCATGTTCTTATCGGTCTCTGAGCCAGAGGCCTGTGTCTTCCTGGTGTGATcaccaggcctcagtttctttatctgcagaATGGGCTCAGTATTACTTCCCTTCCAAGGGATTATGCGATGATGAAATGAGTTTGTGTTGGAGGACATTGCTCTCTCCTACTTtcctatctttctctttttccatttcccccgtgcctttcttcattttccctgcCCATCAGTACTGAAGGTCCTAAAGAGAAAGCTGTAatgcatttttcatttgaatataGCCTTTTATTTCAAGATTATGTCTAAATGAGGGATTTCAAACCCTGAAGCAGCTCTTAAGTAGCTCTCCAGAGAATAATCAAAACCGGATTCCAGAATTTGGTCTATTGTAACTGGAGCTGAAGGAGAAGAGTCTGATTCCACGAAGCAGGTGTAGTCAGAATTCTCCACCAAGGGGCTGGGGTAGGGAAATGGGCTGACACTCTGGGCTTGCGTGCTGACATTTTCTTGAACCTACAGTAGGAATTGATGCCGCTTGGCCTGGAGAGCTACAGAGGCATTTAGAATGCCAAGGGTGTGCTTGCCTTCAGTTTTTCTCCTGGGCTGAAAGCATTTGAGAAGGCAGGGCTGTTCAAGAAGACCCTTGCCAAATTCCCTGGGCTTGACATTTGGCTCCTTTCACTGGTTTTTTCAGCTGTCATGACATgacttagttatttttattttcgtAGATCACACCAGtcgtttttacttttaaattgagTCAGGAGAGAGGACTTGAGATTTTAGGTGAATGAGAGATGGCTAGGATTGTACGGTAGGAAGTTTTAAAGGTTTTGGTTTTGCATAATGGATGATATGTCTGTGACTGAACCGCCGCCCTGTTAAAGTAATCTCTTGATTCCATTGGTTTCTGCGGTTTAACAAGCTCCTTTATAACTGTCTTGGGAATTTCAGTCAGAAATTATCATTCACTAAGGGAGTCTTTTAGCCCATCTTGCCATTAATTAAAAGCAGGCAGTTgaattttttgttgctgttgttttaacaCTCACTAGTTAGGATTgcttccctttaaattttttttttttacctttatttaagAATGTACAAAGCATATTCATggggaaacaaaacaacacatgAGTTAGTGTTTTTTGGTTACAAATAATAGAAATGATCTTAAACTATTACACATAGAAAAGGTAATTTAGTGGCTTATGTAATTGGGAAATCTGGGGGGTAATGACTTCAGGAACAGCTGGATCCAGGGGCTCAAATGATATCACTGGGTTTCTGTCTCTTTCCATCCCTTGACATGATTTTCTTGACCTTGTTTCATTTTCGGATAGGTTGTCTCACCACATTTTAGGCAAGATGGTGGTAAGCAGCAGCCCCAGACCAACACATTTATGTTTATCAGTTCTTTTggaaatcatttttcttaaagaatttctGTAAGAAATTCTTGGAGTTGCGTTTGGCCCAGGTTGGGTCATGTACCTGTTCTTAAAGCAGTCATAGTGTAGTACTCCAATTAGACCCGGGTGATGAGGTCACCCTTTTGGGTTGGAATAGTGGTGGGAGCAGGGAAGCAGAGTTAGTCTCACTGAAACCATAGGGAACAATTTCCCCGTAAGAATGAGGTGCTCCAGGGTTCTGATGCTAGAAGAGGGGACCAGTTGAACCACATGCTCATTAAACATGTAAAGATCCAGTCTGGGACAGGTACCTGATCTGAGTATTTTAATTTAGAAGGAGGTACAAAGGGT
Proteins encoded in this region:
- the HS3ST4 gene encoding heparan sulfate glucosamine 3-O-sulfotransferase 4, yielding MAPWPAPPPPPPPPPPLAAPPPPGVSAKGPPARKLLFMCTLSLSVTYLCYSLLGGSGSLQFPLALQEPPGAAAEPPPSPPPPSLPPPPVRLGAPSQPPAPPPPDNVSRGEPPEPPEQPAAPGADGWGLASGGGGARDAWLRTPLAPGEMITAQSALLEREAQESSTTDEELAGRRAVNGSSERGGAASTPDYGEKKLPQALIIGVKKGGTRALLEAIRVHPDVRAVGVEPHFFDRNYEKGLEWYRNVMPKTLDGQVTMEKTPSYFVTNEAPKRIHAMAKDIKLIVVVRNPVTRAISDYTQTLSKKPEIPTFEVLAFKNRTLGLIDASWSAIRIGIYALHLENWLQYFPLSQILFVSGERLIVDPAGEMAKVQDFLGLKRVVTEKHFYFNKTKGFPCLKKPEDSSAPRCLGKSKGRTHPRIDPDVIHRLQKFYKPFNMMFYQMTGQDFQWEREEGDK